A genomic region of Aspergillus oryzae RIB40 DNA, chromosome 1 contains the following coding sequences:
- a CDS encoding fungal specific transcription factor domain-containing protein (predicted protein), with amino-acid sequence MSSAGAASSSVPPAQHGKAPIDDLFDTGCGKIPTEAFTRIAATAFFSGVASLFYVILPEDCDRLIHRLYQEETDIERCEVCELSAIAAVGCRYDSAEIPNEYIDKFWEQSLLLVYDAIDEANLRALRILICMGMYLILDKSMSATVIIGKI; translated from the coding sequence ATGTCTTCGGCGGGGGCAGCATCCAGCAGTGTTCCTCCAGCACAGCATGGAAAAGCACCGATAGACGATTTATTTGATACCGGTTGTGGAAAGATTCCAACAGAAGCCTTTACTCGCATTGCAGCAACAGCGTTCTTTTCTGGAGTTGCCTCTCTCTTCTACGTCATACTTCCAGAAGACTGTGATCGTCTTATACATAGATTATATCAAGAGGAAACCGATATTGAACGATGCGAGGTTTGCGAGCTTAGTGCCATCGCCGCAGTAGGATGTCGATATGACAGTGCTGAGATACCGAATGAATATATCGACAAGTTCTGGGAGCAGTCCTTGCTTTTGGTATACGACGCAATCGACGAAGCCAATCTACGGGCTTTGCGAATTCTGATCTGCATGGGAATGTACTTGATTCTGGATAAAAGTATGAGCGCTACTGTTATAATTGGTAAGATATAG